A part of Planococcus sp. MB-3u-03 genomic DNA contains:
- a CDS encoding fumarylacetoacetate hydrolase family protein: protein MKLLSFRFQGEERFGPKVKKEEAVWDVLAIQEQLEVLPEFPEKLIDGVSQGMEFVEQIRKLTEAAVQSETPEQFKHSFSEIEWQSPVPRPPKNFICIGKNYADHAEEMGGQAPTDMVVFTKAPNTVAADEETVSVHADITDSYDYEGELAVVIGKAGHKIPKQLAYDHVFGYTIALDLTARDLQEKHQQYFLGKSLPGSCPMGPYLVTKDEIPQSQNLSLVTKVNDEVRQNGNTENMIRRVDELIAEISKSVALEPGDVILTGTPAGVGKGFNPPKFLKAGDTIKVSIQSIGTLVTHLS from the coding sequence ATGAAACTTCTATCGTTTCGCTTTCAAGGAGAAGAACGTTTTGGACCAAAGGTAAAAAAAGAAGAAGCCGTGTGGGATGTCCTCGCCATCCAGGAGCAGCTGGAAGTATTACCGGAATTTCCGGAAAAGCTGATTGATGGAGTGTCGCAAGGAATGGAGTTTGTGGAACAGATCCGCAAATTGACGGAGGCGGCTGTCCAATCGGAAACCCCTGAGCAATTCAAACACTCTTTTTCGGAAATCGAATGGCAGTCACCTGTCCCGAGACCTCCGAAAAACTTTATCTGCATCGGTAAGAACTATGCTGACCACGCTGAAGAAATGGGCGGTCAGGCACCAACGGATATGGTCGTTTTTACGAAAGCGCCCAATACCGTCGCTGCTGATGAAGAAACGGTCTCTGTACATGCAGATATCACCGATTCATATGACTACGAAGGCGAACTCGCTGTCGTAATCGGCAAAGCCGGGCATAAGATCCCGAAACAGCTGGCCTACGATCATGTATTCGGGTATACTATCGCGCTCGATTTGACCGCTCGCGACCTTCAGGAAAAACACCAGCAATATTTCCTTGGGAAAAGCTTGCCAGGCTCTTGCCCGATGGGTCCGTATCTGGTGACCAAGGATGAAATCCCACAATCACAGAATCTGTCCCTCGTGACGAAAGTGAACGACGAAGTCCGCCAAAATGGCAATACGGAAAACATGATCCGCCGCGTTGATGAACTGATCGCAGAGATCTCCAAATCGGTGGCACTTGAACCGGGCGATGTCATCCTGACTGGAACCCCAGCTGGTGTCGGCAAAGGGTTCAATCCGCCGAAGTTCCTGAAAGCGGGCGATACGATCAAAGTATCGATCCAGTCAATCGGCACACTCGTCACACATTTGTCATAA
- a CDS encoding YisL family protein translates to MGFLTDTTHLHITMWVVGIVLFLVAAFMHRDSKGRKIVHMITRLIYVLIIITGLTLFIEHSSYDAMLYGLKFLFGLLTIGMMEMVLVRGKKQKPVTLFWALFAVFLLVTLFLGFKLPVGFNFLA, encoded by the coding sequence TTGGGATTTTTAACTGATACAACACATCTTCACATTACCATGTGGGTAGTGGGCATCGTGCTTTTCCTCGTGGCTGCATTTATGCACCGCGACAGCAAGGGACGTAAAATCGTCCACATGATCACACGACTGATCTATGTTTTGATCATCATTACCGGTCTGACATTGTTCATCGAGCATTCGTCATACGATGCCATGCTTTACGGCTTGAAATTCCTATTTGGGCTATTGACCATCGGCATGATGGAAATGGTGCTCGTGCGTGGCAAGAAACAAAAGCCTGTAACCTTGTTCTGGGCATTGTTTGCAGTATTCTTGCTCGTGACTTTATTCCTCGGCTTCAAATTGCCTGTCGGATTTAACTTCTTGGCATAA